Proteins from a single region of Pseudopedobacter saltans DSM 12145:
- a CDS encoding RNA-binding S4 domain-containing protein: MIEFELDGDFIPMIQLLKATDLVMSGGEAQTVVEAGLVKYNGKVDYRKRLKVKKGDIVEFNKQKIRVI; encoded by the coding sequence ATGATTGAATTTGAATTAGACGGAGATTTTATCCCCATGATACAATTGCTTAAGGCTACAGATTTGGTAATGTCGGGTGGCGAAGCCCAAACTGTTGTTGAGGCAGGACTGGTAAAATATAACGGAAAAGTTGATTACCGAAAGAGATTAAAAGTTAAAAAAGGCGATATCGTAGAATTTAACAAACAAAAAATAAGAGTAATATGA
- a CDS encoding FadR/GntR family transcriptional regulator — MNSLIDNIKAIQVESPVDKIIGQLKQLISSGQLKPGDRLPSERALSERFGLGRSYVREALLKLEFYGLLRTNPQSGTYVAGLSINVIENIISDIIKFNKDSFNSLVEARCHLEFAVVKLAAERRSEQDLAEIREAMEEYERKIESGASSAVEEDMIFHIKVAKATKSSVLESMILFIIPDLIKSIVENNVCGKDRGRRSIPEHRAIYEAIVNQDPVQAEKAMVEHLDEIWEISKAGFQKV; from the coding sequence ATGAATTCATTAATAGACAATATTAAAGCTATTCAGGTCGAGTCTCCAGTAGATAAGATTATAGGTCAGTTGAAACAGCTGATCTCATCAGGGCAACTGAAACCGGGAGACAGATTGCCATCTGAAAGAGCATTGTCTGAAAGATTTGGATTGGGAAGAAGTTATGTTCGTGAAGCCCTCTTGAAATTGGAGTTTTATGGATTATTAAGAACCAATCCGCAAAGTGGTACTTATGTAGCCGGCTTAAGCATTAATGTTATCGAGAATATCATTTCCGATATCATTAAGTTTAACAAAGATAGTTTTAATTCTTTGGTAGAAGCCAGATGCCATCTTGAGTTTGCAGTAGTAAAACTGGCTGCAGAAAGAAGAAGCGAGCAGGATTTGGCCGAGATCAGAGAAGCTATGGAAGAATATGAACGTAAGATCGAATCTGGTGCATCATCGGCAGTAGAAGAAGATATGATATTTCATATTAAAGTAGCCAAAGCAACAAAAAGTTCCGTTTTAGAATCTATGATCCTTTTCATTATTCCAGATCTTATAAAAAGTATTGTGGAAAATAATGTTTGTGGAAAAGATAGGGGCAGACGTTCTATACCAGAGCATCGGGCGATTTACGAGGCTATTGTAAATCAGGATCCGGTACAGGCAGAAAAGGCAATGGTAGAACATCTGGATGAGATTTGGGAGATTAGCAAAGCGGGCTTTCAAAAAGTATAA
- a CDS encoding fibronectin type III domain protein, with the protein MNKRILALAVFYLLACKGKDNSAPDQKVDNNLPPKEEPSKEIPPTDIVSKKGMTLSANGAEDTYALINKVLGGTGDVIEVPDVSHPGFGKHITQVFDKDLEKYVFAFHIHVTPDNDRGTDSDRQRNEIKTYDKSPDSLKATLNETVKYSWKFKIDENFKPSSNFTHLHQIKPVDGNASLPIITLTARYKATGDVLELIHTGDDDKAVTKVSIPLVDLKGNWIEVEEQLKYATKGTYDILIKRMKDGKVLLNKSYADLDLWRSGTSVCRPKWGIYRSLLNPQMLRDETVLFNDFGIVEIIK; encoded by the coding sequence ATGAATAAACGAATACTAGCTCTTGCTGTTTTTTATTTATTAGCCTGTAAAGGAAAAGATAATTCCGCTCCTGATCAAAAGGTTGATAATAATTTGCCGCCTAAAGAAGAACCATCTAAAGAAATTCCTCCCACAGATATAGTAAGCAAAAAGGGAATGACTCTAAGCGCCAATGGTGCAGAAGATACCTATGCCTTAATTAATAAAGTATTAGGAGGTACAGGAGATGTAATTGAAGTACCAGACGTAAGCCATCCAGGCTTTGGAAAACACATTACACAAGTTTTTGATAAAGATTTAGAGAAGTATGTTTTTGCTTTCCATATACATGTAACACCAGATAATGACCGGGGAACAGATTCTGATAGACAGAGAAACGAAATAAAGACTTATGATAAGTCACCGGACAGTTTAAAGGCGACTTTAAATGAAACGGTGAAATATTCATGGAAATTCAAGATAGACGAAAACTTTAAGCCTTCGAGCAATTTTACTCATTTACATCAAATAAAGCCTGTCGATGGAAATGCCTCTTTACCAATCATTACGCTTACGGCAAGATATAAAGCCACTGGAGACGTTCTTGAATTGATACATACCGGCGATGATGATAAGGCTGTTACTAAAGTTTCTATTCCATTGGTTGATTTAAAAGGGAATTGGATAGAAGTGGAGGAGCAATTGAAATATGCGACTAAAGGCACTTATGATATCCTTATCAAGAGGATGAAAGATGGCAAGGTATTATTAAATAAATCATATGCTGATTTGGATTTATGGCGTAGCGGTACCAGTGTCTGCCGACCAAAATGGGGAATATACAGGAGTTTGTTGAACCCACAGATGTTACGGGATGAAACAGTTCTATTTAACGATTTCGGTATAGTGGAAATAATTAAATAA
- a CDS encoding HAD family hydrolase, whose amino-acid sequence MRNNVYNMPNTIKNIIFDYGNVIFDIDFQKAQDSFINLGVSNIHDIYGHKNQNSLFDDFDKGIISAEEFRNEIRRLTGHEELLDQQIDDAWNSLLLGIPAGNHELLLQIKDQYNTFLLSNNNEIHYSWIMDYLKRDFNLEDNSSFFIKDYYSHLMGMRKPDKEIFEAVLDNHQLNPAETLFIDDSPQHLKTAQELGFKTYLMTKPDTLQHYFATNGLLSTKTNI is encoded by the coding sequence ATGAGGAATAACGTTTACAATATGCCAAATACAATTAAAAATATCATTTTCGACTATGGTAATGTAATTTTCGATATAGACTTTCAAAAAGCTCAGGATTCATTTATAAATCTTGGAGTTAGCAATATTCATGATATTTACGGGCACAAAAATCAAAATAGCCTATTTGATGATTTTGATAAAGGAATTATCAGCGCCGAAGAATTCCGTAACGAAATAAGAAGGCTAACCGGACATGAAGAATTACTGGATCAGCAAATTGACGATGCCTGGAATTCGCTGCTTTTGGGCATTCCCGCGGGTAATCACGAACTTCTTTTACAAATCAAAGATCAATACAATACCTTTCTGCTTAGCAATAACAACGAAATTCATTACAGTTGGATTATGGATTATCTTAAGCGGGATTTTAACCTCGAAGACAATTCATCGTTCTTCATTAAAGATTATTATTCACATTTAATGGGAATGCGAAAACCTGATAAAGAAATTTTTGAAGCAGTTTTAGACAATCACCAACTTAACCCGGCAGAGACGTTATTTATTGATGATAGCCCTCAACATTTAAAAACTGCGCAGGAATTGGGTTTTAAAACTTATTTGATGACCAAACCTGATACCCTGCAACATTATTTTGCGACAAATGGATTATTAAGTACGAAGACGAATATCTAA
- a CDS encoding restriction endonuclease, with the protein MNNPIYVTKFSGEKIEFNPSALRNSLIKSGAPIQQVEHVFDEMQKHLYDGITTRKLYQIAFKLLKQQRNVFAARYSLKKALRDLGPAGFYFEKWVAKLFDHYGFQTLTGQILNGKAVKHEVDVVAQKGDRLILAECKFRNTVDAKISVTTPMYFLSRIKDLSDTSFHFFNKEMKLTEGWLVSNAYLTKDAIAFAECYNIRLISWDYPQEKSIKQRVDQGGLYPITCLTTINQNEKDVLLQRGCVLVKDIVRDKSFFSTLRISEKRVKNILKEARELIELSGINEE; encoded by the coding sequence TTGAATAACCCCATTTACGTTACTAAATTTTCGGGCGAAAAAATTGAATTTAACCCATCTGCTCTAAGAAATTCCTTAATTAAGTCTGGTGCGCCAATTCAACAAGTTGAACATGTTTTTGATGAGATGCAAAAACACCTTTATGATGGTATTACAACGAGAAAGCTCTATCAAATCGCCTTTAAGCTTTTAAAACAGCAACGAAATGTTTTCGCTGCCAGATACAGTTTAAAAAAAGCGCTGCGTGATCTGGGTCCTGCGGGATTTTATTTCGAAAAATGGGTTGCAAAGCTTTTCGATCACTATGGTTTTCAGACTTTAACGGGACAGATCCTGAATGGAAAAGCTGTTAAACACGAGGTTGACGTTGTTGCTCAAAAAGGAGACCGACTGATTCTTGCTGAATGTAAATTCCGGAATACTGTTGATGCAAAAATCAGCGTAACGACTCCTATGTACTTTCTTTCCAGGATTAAAGATTTAAGCGATACATCTTTCCATTTCTTCAATAAGGAGATGAAACTTACGGAAGGTTGGCTTGTCAGTAATGCCTATCTCACCAAAGATGCTATTGCATTCGCAGAATGTTATAACATACGTCTTATTTCCTGGGATTATCCTCAAGAAAAAAGCATTAAACAACGTGTAGACCAGGGAGGTTTATATCCCATCACCTGCCTAACAACAATTAATCAAAATGAAAAAGATGTACTGTTACAAAGGGGATGTGTTTTAGTAAAGGATATTGTTAGAGATAAATCTTTTTTTTCAACTTTACGGATATCCGAAAAAAGGGTTAAAAACATTTTAAAAGAAGCAAGAGAACTGATAGAATTATCGGGTATTAATGAGGAATAA
- a CDS encoding heparinase II/III domain-containing protein, translated as MNYLKKVVIVLLCLSFKVNTHAQQHPNIMLTKANIDAVRKGTETYPLLKESYSDIKQQADIALTQAISVPLPADGGGGVTHEQHKKNYNNILNCAVAYQISGDVKYANYVKDMLLNYASQYKKWPLHPKAKQNHQGGKIFWQALNDCVWQVYVIQGYDMVYDAISSKDRSTIENQLFVPILKFLTEDCYTTFNKIHNHGTWNVAAVGMTGYVLNKPNYVEMALKGSKKDGKSGYLAQINQLFSPDGYYMEGPYYQRYALLPFVLFAKAINNYQPNLKIFDYRDKLLVKAINTSLQLTYTDGTFFPINDAIKDKTYETIELVYGLDLAYADIKAEPFLLDIAQRQKKVIVSDAGLAVAKAISEGKSQPFNYVSQWIKDGGKGDEGGLGIIRSGSNEDQQCLLMKAASQGMGHGHFDRLNILYYDNNTEIFFDYGASRFINIESKRGGHYLPENDSWAKQTVAHNTVVVDQKSQYQAKVSEAEKHSPNLIYFGKNNQMQIVSAEETNAYDGVNLLRTSALVKLPHTKKELLLDVFFVNSNEEHQYDLPFWYKGHLIDASFKPKVFTAELKPLGQEYGYQHIWLNAENKLDTRSGYISILNNKRFYTTHFTSESPLTVKMLSIGANDPEMSLIADKSFMLSQPKAKTQTFVTVTETHGNIDPINETVDAAFSKLSDLKLLNSNKNGAEVSFKYAGKSYTYKINYTDQKRFTELVENGN; from the coding sequence ATGAACTACTTAAAAAAAGTGGTAATTGTATTGTTATGTCTTTCGTTCAAGGTTAATACCCATGCACAACAGCATCCTAATATTATGCTTACCAAAGCGAATATTGATGCAGTAAGAAAGGGAACCGAAACTTATCCTTTACTCAAAGAATCGTATTCAGATATCAAACAACAGGCGGATATCGCCTTAACCCAGGCCATTTCTGTACCCTTACCGGCAGATGGAGGTGGTGGCGTTACTCATGAACAACATAAAAAAAATTATAATAACATTTTAAATTGTGCGGTGGCTTATCAGATATCCGGAGACGTAAAATATGCCAATTATGTGAAAGATATGCTGTTAAACTATGCCTCACAATATAAAAAATGGCCATTGCATCCCAAAGCGAAACAAAACCATCAGGGAGGGAAAATATTCTGGCAAGCTTTAAACGATTGTGTTTGGCAGGTTTATGTTATTCAGGGGTACGACATGGTTTACGATGCAATTTCATCAAAAGACAGATCTACCATAGAAAACCAGCTTTTTGTGCCGATTTTAAAGTTCCTAACAGAAGATTGTTATACCACGTTCAATAAAATTCATAACCACGGAACCTGGAATGTGGCGGCGGTAGGGATGACTGGCTATGTCCTCAATAAGCCCAATTATGTTGAAATGGCTTTAAAAGGATCCAAAAAAGATGGTAAGTCGGGCTATCTCGCGCAAATAAACCAATTATTTTCGCCAGACGGATATTATATGGAAGGGCCTTACTATCAAAGATATGCCTTGTTGCCATTTGTTTTGTTTGCAAAAGCGATTAACAATTACCAGCCAAACCTCAAAATATTCGATTACAGAGATAAATTATTGGTAAAAGCAATCAATACCTCTTTACAGCTTACTTATACAGATGGTACGTTTTTCCCGATCAACGACGCGATAAAAGACAAAACTTACGAAACCATAGAACTGGTGTATGGTTTAGATTTAGCTTACGCTGATATAAAGGCCGAGCCCTTTTTATTAGATATTGCTCAGAGACAAAAGAAAGTTATAGTTTCTGATGCCGGGCTAGCTGTGGCGAAAGCAATATCCGAGGGAAAAAGTCAACCTTTTAACTACGTTTCCCAATGGATCAAAGATGGAGGAAAGGGAGATGAAGGAGGTCTCGGAATTATCAGGAGCGGATCCAACGAAGATCAGCAATGTTTATTAATGAAAGCTGCTTCACAAGGTATGGGACATGGACATTTTGATCGGTTAAATATACTTTATTACGATAATAACACCGAAATTTTCTTCGACTACGGAGCATCCAGATTTATCAATATAGAATCTAAAAGAGGAGGACATTATTTGCCGGAAAACGATTCCTGGGCTAAACAAACGGTGGCGCATAATACAGTTGTTGTCGACCAGAAATCCCAATATCAGGCAAAAGTATCCGAAGCAGAAAAGCATAGTCCCAACCTGATCTATTTTGGAAAGAATAATCAAATGCAAATAGTAAGTGCCGAAGAGACCAATGCTTATGACGGAGTAAATCTTTTGCGTACTTCTGCGTTGGTAAAACTCCCGCATACAAAAAAAGAATTGCTGTTAGATGTTTTCTTTGTAAACTCAAACGAAGAGCATCAGTATGATTTACCTTTCTGGTACAAAGGGCATTTAATAGATGCATCTTTCAAACCAAAAGTATTTACCGCAGAATTGAAACCGCTGGGACAAGAATATGGATACCAGCATATCTGGCTCAATGCAGAAAATAAACTGGATACAAGAAGCGGTTATATCAGTATATTAAATAACAAAAGATTTTATACCACACATTTTACGAGTGAAAGTCCGCTCACAGTAAAAATGCTGAGTATAGGGGCAAACGATCCTGAAATGAGTTTAATAGCGGATAAATCGTTTATGTTAAGCCAGCCGAAGGCAAAAACACAAACTTTTGTAACAGTTACAGAAACGCATGGAAATATAGATCCGATTAATGAAACGGTAGATGCAGCTTTTAGTAAATTAAGCGATTTAAAGTTGTTGAATTCCAATAAGAACGGTGCCGAAGTTTCATTTAAATATGCAGGCAAATCTTATACCTACAAAATCAATTATACAGATCAAAAGCGATTTACAGAACTGGTTGAAAATGGTAATTGA
- the aroB gene encoding 3-dehydroquinate synthase: MNQLISSGYNIYFDNTLSSLETFLAENSYSKIFIVTDENTGEHCLPLLQKKLPKLDHFDIIEIPHGEENKNIDFCIGIWKMLLDFEADRNALVINLGGGVVTDMGSFAASTYKRGIDFLQIPTTLLSQVDASVGGKTGIDIDNVKNIIGTFSQPKAVIICNEFLDTLPDRQVTSGFAEVIKHGIIADKKYYEEIIKLSSPKDITIEQIQHSIEIKNKVVLEDPFEKGLRKILNFGHTIGHAVESWSLENDNTPLTHGEAIAIGMITEAYISNKIDMLSDDNLNTIKSDILKFFPKYNLRSDIYDTLLEVMQHDKKNISGKINFSLPDEIGNCKFNIVVDQQLIKDSLDFYRSL; the protein is encoded by the coding sequence ATGAACCAATTGATCAGTAGCGGATACAATATATATTTTGATAATACCTTGAGCTCTTTGGAGACTTTTTTAGCAGAAAACTCTTATTCAAAAATCTTTATTGTTACGGACGAAAATACCGGAGAGCACTGCTTACCATTGCTGCAAAAAAAATTACCAAAACTAGACCACTTCGATATTATAGAAATTCCGCATGGCGAGGAAAATAAAAATATCGATTTCTGTATTGGCATATGGAAAATGTTATTGGATTTTGAAGCCGATAGAAATGCATTGGTTATTAATTTAGGAGGTGGCGTTGTTACTGATATGGGAAGTTTCGCGGCATCTACTTACAAAAGAGGGATAGACTTTTTACAGATACCTACTACCCTTTTATCGCAGGTTGATGCTTCCGTAGGCGGAAAAACAGGAATTGATATTGATAATGTAAAGAATATCATAGGAACGTTTTCACAGCCTAAAGCGGTAATTATTTGTAATGAATTTTTAGATACCTTACCAGATAGACAGGTTACGTCTGGCTTTGCCGAAGTTATTAAACACGGCATTATTGCTGATAAGAAGTACTATGAAGAAATTATAAAGCTGAGCTCACCTAAAGACATCACCATAGAACAGATTCAACATTCTATAGAGATTAAAAACAAGGTGGTTCTTGAAGATCCGTTTGAAAAAGGTTTAAGAAAGATCCTGAACTTTGGACACACTATTGGACATGCAGTAGAATCCTGGTCTTTAGAAAATGACAATACTCCACTAACGCATGGCGAAGCTATTGCTATCGGGATGATTACGGAAGCTTATATCTCAAACAAAATAGATATGCTATCTGATGATAATCTGAATACGATAAAATCAGATATCCTGAAGTTCTTTCCTAAATATAATTTAAGATCAGATATCTACGACACATTACTTGAAGTAATGCAACACGACAAGAAGAATATCTCGGGTAAGATCAATTTCTCGTTACCTGATGAAATTGGAAACTGCAAATTCAATATTGTTGTAGATCAGCAGTTGATTAAAGATAGTTTAGACTTTTACAGAAGTCTGTAA